The Aethina tumida isolate Nest 87 chromosome 5, icAetTumi1.1, whole genome shotgun sequence genomic sequence tattattattatatatattttttaaaaatgtgctatttttaaaaattaaattataaacaagttcattaattaaacttgacTACAAAGTATTAAAGTTTAtgtagtattaaatataattatttacacatatttatgAGCAGCAACACTAATATTAAATCGATCTATCTCAATATTAAATACCCGGACACGAAATTCACGTTAATCGAAACGTGATTAGACAAACACAAATACACACGACCCAAACGTATAATTAAGCGTACATCAAAAACACAttacaatcaattaaaacCGGGCAACGCTTCCAATCAATCACCAAGACAAATATTGGCCGAAGCTCCAGCATCATTGGTCCAAGGAGGTGGAGCCGTCCGACGTCACGAAACCTAATGGGAAATTATGAACCTAAAACACTGGTGTCTTAAGGACGTGTCGGTTTTTTCGGGTGGTGTGTGGTGCATCCGGAGAtccttctaaaaatattacgaacttaatgcataattaatttcgaCTTTGGTTCGAGTGGTtgtgttaattgtttaattaattggagAGATGCTGCAACAATTCGACGATTATCAGACCTGCGACACGACCAGCACGACATTGAACACCCCGTTTTCGGTGAAGGACATCCTGAACATGAACATCGCGAACGACGGTTATTACGGCGTGAAAAAGGAACCCACCGATCCTTTGTATCCTCCGCCCGGCTATTGGGATCCTTCGTATGTCGCGGATCAGTACAACTATGGGTACGTGAACAGTACGCAGGAAACGATTGAACATGGATACGACAAAAGTTACGGGTACTGCGGAAATGGATACGAAATGTCGGGTGGAGGTACGACGACGCAATATTTGTACAACAACAATCCGATGGACAATTCCAGGTTGGAGGAGTGCGAGAAAGTTGAAAGTCCAAGTAAGTACAaagtttgtatattaatatactataaGCAAAGTTCTTtagtctaaatttataaactaacagTAATTAATGACAAGAAAACATGTTAAACTTTTCGAAAGTGGCGATTCCCCATTGTGTCCGTTCAAAATTGTCTGTGACgaaaagacaataaaaataaacgtggGGATAACACATGTTTGTATTTATTGCTGGTTATTGTTGATTTACAGACCCATTTTATGGACACTTCAGCCTTCTGGTCATAAATCAATGAACATTGAGCTTCAGACAATCCATCGGAAATAgttttttgttactttttttagttataaaatgttgaaaccACTAAATTTGAGGGGTATTTAACTGTTTTCTTTGTCCCTAGAACTCTATCTTtgtttaagtataaaaataacaaatatttatatgtataattatacaaaatttatattatttcttatttcgtAGATCAAAGtagtagttaatattttaatatcagactatttttatatataacttatatttctaaaattcttCAGGCTAGTCaagttttctattaaaacttaaaattatcttgtttttttatttttatcataatttgtaTCCATTATTTAGTAAGATTATTCAAAatcaagatattttatatagtttgaaatgaaaaatcgtcaaaattttaatatcattctATAAAaactcaatataaaatattaaaattatttttttgttaatttttatagttgtttgattgttttagttttgtcttagttttctaaaaaatattctttgtattcttcaaaatatttaaacattttataaattggaaatttgtataattttgaaaatattaattaattaaatttgtaatttatatttgaagatcctttatgtttttcaaaatatgtaaattttttaacaatttgaaaaattggaaatttgtttaaattttgaaaatatgtatgttaatttatatttttttacattgtcTAGACCATTTGGAATCTTTTTTTAGAatctcttttaattttgaaaatattaattatttgttatttttcaaatatacaattttttatgcaattttatattatagtttttcatcagaaattaattaaaattttataaaaactttcatttaaaattgtaattagtgtttaatgtaaaaattaagatttttgaaatattaaataacctaCTCTAGTTTTTATATCTaagttatttacttaaaaattaaattttgtttttaattcatttttgagatattctaatttttaatattttgtatttttttatcttaatatttattagataaacactcaatttttatatattttaaaacatattaattatttaatgtctattaatgttaattgtcTTAATGTTCTAAGAAAACTAATCTTTATGTTCttcaaaatgtgtaaattttataaatatttcaaaaattagatatttattgaaattttgaaaatattaattatttgttattatttaagttatctATCAATTTGGTATCCttttattggtaatttttagaatttcatattatagtttttcatcagaaattaattaatattttataaaaattgttataataaaaatgtaattaacaattaatgtaataattaacatttttgaaatatcaaatacactattttttatatatgagtaatttacttaaaaattgaaatatatattttatacatttttaagattttccaatttatagtattctgtttttttattttaatatttattagataaagaCTAATTcatctcaattttaaaaataaattaattttttaatttaattttgtaatagttttctaaaatatattttctttatattcttcaaaatgtgtaaattttataaacatttgaaaaattggaaatttgtttaaattttgaaaatattaattatttgtaattatttaaatatgtaaatatatattttttacattgtttagAGGATTTGTGATcctattttagtaatttttagaatttaataattaatattttttaaaaattttgatattaaaaatgtaatttatgattaatggaaaaattaagatttttgaaatatgaaatacactattttttatatctgagtaatttacttaaaaattaaattttactttttatacatttttaagattttccaatttttaaaattccttattttctttttattttaaatatttattagataaagaTTTCGATcatcacaatttttatattcgaaattataaaaatatttcaaattttcgtaacatatttgtaatatcttttgtaatttctccctaattacattaattatagatactttaagaaattgatatcatgataatttaacattttctcGTTTTCAGAAATTCAACAAGTGACAAGCTCGAAAACCGAACTACGCAAATCGGGACGGCAACGTTCGAAGCGAAAGCCCCGCGTCCTCTTTTCCCAGGCCCAAGTCTACGAGCTGGAGCGCCGCTTCAAGCAACAGAAGTACCTGTCGGCCCCCGAGCGCGAGCAAATGGCCCAAGTGCTGAAGCTGACGCCCACTCAGGTCAAGATCTGGTTCCAGAACAGGCGGTACAAGTGCAAGAGGCAGAAGATCGAGAAGGCGGAAGtggagaaaaaaattgatggcAATGCGTCGTTCTGTGCGGTGCCTCAGACGAACTACATGTTCACGAACAGTCCCGTTTATGGGGTGAATGATTTTGGGTGCGTTGAGGGGTTGAGGTACAACGAATATGGTTACCATTGTTGATTTACGAGTTTTCCGATTGACTCTGAGTGAGttttttttgtagatattGTCCGTCCGGTAAATTGCGACTGCTTTAAAGAGATTGGTtggtttgttcttttattattgtataagtttaaataacagacttaaaataaattagtatttaatatgCGTTACCAAAGTGCACTCGGATTTAagctatttttatgtttagtgTTTCTATGTacagattattattaagttttttaatacaagttttgtaaatatacatattaagtttatgtaaataaaaattgcaaatatatGACAAGTAGTTTTCTTTAAACAATgtctttgaataaaaaataattattagaagaCCACCTTTTAtgccaaaatttaattagatcgaAAACATTTCTATTCGAGGTCCATATGTAATAtcactcaatattttttagggAGGGGAGGATTTCTTACGATCTTACAGTATATTACTCTCGGTCTGCTATAAGGTCACTTTTGTTATTTAGCTGTTGAGTAGGAAACTTGTTTGTATGTTTTAtacaaagaattattaaaataggtgGTCAAAACTTGGGTGTAGGTAGAATATgttcaataatgaaaataactaaataaaagtatgtttttcctgaaatttaatttcataattcatattttcgtAACCTTTAGTCCAATtgcgtcaaattttattatttattatcctaaaatacatacttatattaaaatgtaattaactttttagatAATCATACAGTAGGTCAGATTCTTCTCTTTTTCTCACTCTGTTTTCTTctccactgaatattttgtaagacaactaaacttttcatattttttgcacattataagaaaaaaaaggtattcttgattaatttttattatcagagTCTTTTTTGaggtttaatgtttaaatgaaGTGAAAGTGATTTACATACAATACAAAATCAAGTGGATATGATTTGTTGAAATACCTTCAGATTATAtgcatatttgtttatttatttgtttgtaaaatattttaggagaAATTTACCTATTTTCGAAACGTTTCTGTCAACTGAGTAATATTTACATGAcagattaaaaactaaaattacagATAAGGGAAGTCTATCATGTGACTTTTGGTAACCtgtaaaaattacaacaacTAAAGTTAGGTTTATCCCCGACAGCTCAATAACAAAGATAACagagtatgttaaaaaatggtggatgcgcagtgtatataattttttaaatgtgtataaatattagatatatgtatattatactaaaagaatattaattattaaatgatatgtcaattataataaaaattgcaatttaatatatatatagtatacaTAAATCAAGCACAtccccataaaatttgtattttttgtccgaTTTTGACAAACtgtaaagcatgaaaatatgtacttatagaTAACATATCACGTTTTTTGACCTAAATCCAAAATTTACAGGGCAATTTTTAAGCATGAAAAGTGGGGAAGTCatactaacaatttttttatagaaaatttactaCACCACCGAATTAAACACTTCTTGAAATGAGTATCTATCAAATAGTATCAGACAAAATTAGGGCAactttctttttgtttaaatactaatcaaTATATACTTGTgagactaatttttatttcattaaataagcATGTCACGATAATGAtgccataaaaattaacaatttttattgcgaCGAAATTAGAGCAActcttcataaaaattaaaaaaaagtaaatccaaTGTAAATGacctaatatttcatatttcatccAATCCCCTAAACTGCCGAAAtaggataaattatttttcaaaaatattggaatattatattagtaattaacaaagtaaatttataagattatgatttttattttttacacaaaattacgaatatatatattttttatgaaatttgtggAGTAGCCAGATTTGTTGTGATTTTCTGAAATTTCATGCCAAAAAATTATTCCGTAGGTTTTGATTTTGGGCCAAATATTGAGAGATTTTGtcaataagtatatattttcatgcccttgaaaaaatacaatttttatgggaATGTTCCGCTTTCAAATGAGccacattatatattattatatagtatatatatatatatatatatatatatatatatatatatagtgtcaattactaaaatataaactatacatacaaaaataatatgttaatatatatatatatatatatatatatatatatatatatatagttaatatatatatatatatatatatatatatatatatatatattaacatattatttttgtatgtatagtttatattttagtaattgagTTCAATTTGATACATAAAACGGGCatttttcctaattaatttaatttctcatttcaattttcaattattttatattattaaatatattactatataaCAAACTTATCGGTTTGGCGACATCTAGTTTTCAATTACTATATCAGGTTaaacctaattaaaatattttatagattcctttttaatagacaaaacaaattgttaaaaaagaaaacattttggAATTCATTTGTAGTGTGGCTTATGATCCATAGATGGGCCGCACTTTAGTTGAGTAAAGACGTACCAGATGGCGCTAAGTTTCAATCCaagttatttattctaaacttttacatttaacacaacggaatatttcataattaaaaattattaattgatatacaGTTTATGGCTTATTATATTGatggaaaaaaaaacgaacaaaacagataaaaatcaataattcgCCGTGATTTATTCCGGATACGTTTGTCCGTGTAGCTAATATTTAACACGCTGCGTTAGCACACGATCCAATTAATTaccgaattttataaatgtccgGCCGAAATTATGCACGCGAAAAAAACACCGATACGGTTCGGAATCgatttatcaaaaacaatataaatatacgtCTCATTAAATGGTCGTGCGGAGAGGATATTTCCAACTGGGAACCAGTAAGTGATATCCGAACGGACAACTCTGTTAAAAACTGGGGAACGAATTTATTCcacttacaatttatatttattggtcgtttttgtttgttttaatttttgtctcgCCCATTTGAAGTTTGTACGAAGCTGCAAGTTATTACCGGAATGCAATTAGCAGAATTTGGCACCACTAATAAATTACCATTCCTGTTGAGAtcttatcttaaattaaaattaaaaaatttacttaagcCGACGGTTTTAtacgtttttttaataaatttcccaGAAATCAGAACGTTAAATTGTGTGATAATTTCCAGAGACATTAAAGGTAATAGATTTCAGTGGAATAAACAGTGGGCTCTCGCCCCCCGTCGCGCATATCGTTTGGCCCCCATGCTACTCGGTACGATTGAGGCGCCCCAAGTCTCTTCTGTCCACAACTTGACCGATTATTAACTGTGAACACTTATctgatattattttcttgtgtGCGCGATACCGGTCGAAAACCACAGGCTCCGAGAACCGAACACTCGACGTTATTATGGTCCAACGAACAAATTACGGATGtccaattatcaattttttatgggagtatctgtttattaaatgtttatgtgtttctgtatcaatttttgtgtataattaGAATGTGAATTAGTCAAAACTTGGTTCaagttgttgtttttgtttagattaagaaatttagatttttattattatattttattcaattattacgcttatttagttttttttttatttttaatcgcaTTAACCACTTAAGAGTTATTAgcgaatatatatattatacatttgaatatcttttaagtattttattaggtTAGTGACTGATAATTTCTTGGGTAGTGTTGGGTATGTCGTTTTCTGTTCTTCCTTCTCGAAATTGTTCACATTCGGTCAGTATAGTATTATTTAGTTGTTTCAAGCTTTTTCCAACAtagcaataatataataattaaaataatataattataaagtgtTTTCTAAGATACGGTAAttgatcaaaaacaaaaatatataaaatgtaatataaatatttatttatattatataaattttgaaatttttaatttaaattggaaatataaaaaatacatttttgttaacaaatcttcaaaattgttataacATAGAGTTATTTTAAGggttgtatatttttcaaaagtttttaaaaatgatataattgatcaatatatatacaaggaaatattttttttatttgaagtttggtaatttataaaattagaatattttagttcaaattgtatatatacattatatttttttagcaatttttttaaatatttattactcatatttattttaagggctgtatatttatcaaatgttttcaaagatgatttaattgatcaataataaataataaaatatatgagtaaatattcatttatattgttGCTAACAAATtttcgaaataattataacaaatttattttcactgattaatataaataattaaatttatgggtaaatatttatttatattatacaagtttggtttaaaaaaaatttatataaagtgtttatattaatatactataGTTTTGctaatcaattttatcacacgaatttatttcaaagatGTTATAATGGGacaataataactattaattaatcaatagtaaataataaaatatatatcatatatattatataaagttgggcaatttataaaattagaaaaaatttagtttaaattttgtacattaaaatactatattgttgctaacaaattttcaaaataattattgcatAAATATTAAGGGATGTATATTTTTCGAAAGTTTATTGTGTATATTAATACACTGATTTATCTTAAgagttgtatattttatatatttataaaattaaaaataattttaattattattatttaattaatttataaaattagaaatattttagttaaaattctgTACTTAATGTACATTATATTGTTGCTAACAAATTTTCGAAATAATgatgacatttattttaaaggatatatatttttcaaatgtttttgaggataatttaattgatcaatataaatgacaaaattaatgggtaaataaatataggttTGGCTTAGAAaaaatttcctttaaattgtgtatattaataaattatagttttgcTAACAACTTTTATCatacatatgtattttaagGGTTGTATATTTATCAAGTGATTTCAAAGAAGTCAGTAATTATTTGaagtttgtcaattttaaaaaatagagaaataattgtgtatattaattaattcactgttatattttttaagagctTTTAAGATGACgtaattgataaattgtaaataataaaatatatgcgtaaatattcatttatatcatATGCAGTTgggcaatttataaaattaaaaaaattttattttaaattctgtacattaaaacattatattgcaaatacattttcaaaataattgttacacagatttattttaagggctgtatatttttcaagagtttttttattatttaattgattaatataaattataaaatttgcgggtaaatatttatttattttgtatgacttttagtaatttataatattagaaacacTTTAGTTCCAAAGTAAAATATcaacatacaattttattaacaaatattttaaataattattatacaaatttaattatatgtagcatatttttcaaatgttttcctagataatttaattgctCAAAGAAGAAAATCAGtgtctatttatattaaatgaattttatactttttaaaattaaaaaagttttacttatatataatatatttattagtttacatTACATTAGTTTAAGAAGTGCATATTTTTAAGGTATTTCCCAAGATGATTTAACTGATCAAAAACGACGTATACGTATTTATTAACTGTACTTTTATTTCGTTGTTTTTActgcatttaaaatatgatgatTATACGAATacgtacttattttttatgtttatgattcagcaataaaacataattatataaaaaaataaaatgtcatttttatgtttttaactaatttccaataaaacaaataacaagaaagttaattttagactttCTTGTAACGCCGTTATAAAACTTTCGCACGCCTTTACGACTGATcagttatttttgaattaacgtgtaaaatttatagatattaacaaaaatacacGTTGATGAGAAAGTTTGAATAAATCCCTTGTAATGTTCGgatattattaatgagtcGCCATCAGAatcaattaacattaaaaatttatggccGTGTCGGACGGTTAAAACAAATTgactaaaatctaattaaactcgaaaaaagtaataataaaaagtaagtaaaacGAGAGGAAATATTGCATCAATTGTGGCCACATCCGATGTGCTAATTGCACAACCATCATTCCACAGTAATTTGCTTACATTAGTATTTTTCTCAGTTCTCTTACCTTAATGAAGCCTGCCAACACATTACACGGTAAAATAGCCAGACATAATGCCGTACTTTCTTCAGCGAATGCAGAGCTCATTTTCGCTCATAAATCGATACTCTATCACAGTTAATTGGTATTCACGTTGCATTAGAATCCTAACTGCTTCTTCTTGTAACAATAACCGCCATTGTCTGTTTGGCTCATTATAAAATGGAAACTAAATCAACTGTGACATTGAAATACAAACGGGTTAAAGTGGTCTTTTTAATGAAGATATATCATCCGACCGCAATTAGTATTATACGGTAAATTGTACGGAATAAATCCAAGTCCGTCACATTTCGAAGTCCACTTCTTTTTCCCAGGGAATCACACCTTGTGGGAAAATAAACAACGACACCTGTTAACGAAAATTTTCGACACCGAAAATCGCATTGTAAAATACAACTTGACCCGACAATGGTCGAACGGACCTACACcccaatttgttaaaattgaccTTATGAAAAATGACCActtttattatgatatattGTTACCGTTTTTTTCTTCTGCTTTACTTGTGGGAGGGACAGTTCATCAGGTAGTTTCGAGATATTAATGATCCGAAACGGTCGGTCATCTCGTTCATAATCGTTTGATGGATGCAATCGGACCAAACACGAcaacatacaattttattaattgaccattcaattttaacgctgtttaattttgttttgtcgacatattaataaaatccggTCCTGCATTTCGGGAGGCCAGTTGACGAGGGTGCCTCGGAATTTCAGCTATTCAACGAcctaatcatttattttcgtATAACACGACCGTTTTGTAGCATCGGTAATTTTTACCGatgctatatatatatatgtatataagcGGAGCCAAAAATAACCGATAGATTTTTTCCCGTTGTCAATTTATGTTCACCCTTTGGTCGACAACATGGAAAACGTAGTGCGTCCAATTATGGCGCAGCAAATTCCCCTCGGACGACATGCATTGTTTCAAAGAAAAACCGTCGAATGACTCTTtaccaaactaatttattttatacgtcTACGCAACGGAATCCAttagtaaaaacaatttaatatcgtTCGTTATGTCCATTCGAATGGTGCGCTGACAAAAGAATAGCACAAGCGAGAATAAACGCGTGCTTAGATGGTGCAGGtatgtgaataaaattaaacgatgTGCAGTAAATTTGTAGTAAAGTTAACAACTACTAAACGCAATGCTAACTGCTTTTCTAACGAGGATGGCCTACACGTTCGAGTGGCGAACGACCGAACGATATATATATTGTGCTTTTAGCGTAAACTGTTTCTGGGCATTAACATAAAAACTTACTTACCGGGGAACTCCCCGCGGCTTCATAACAAAGTGTACGCTTGTTAACACACTCGCTTTATAAGGTTATAAAGACCACTCTCCCAGCGCCAAatgcttattaatatttattgatttttctccTAAAAGtttcttcatatttataagaatttcaGCCTGAGGGAAATACTACACTTTCTTATGGTTTCTGCTTAAAATACTTATGTTTAAGATTACTGTTGTGTGTTGTGTTgcagtattaaaatatgtttttaacagttttgacttgtacaattttttgcaGCTAAACTgtactattaatttaacatttatatttaaggaaaatattaacctattacagaataataattgattaaaaaattaaacaaaaaccttaaagcataaattgtcaaaatggGTTGGACCTCCTCTTTGATTAAGACACTCATTGATATGTCGTAGCATCGATCTAATGAGattatcgacattttcttGTGACATCTTATCCCAAAAAAACTGAATCTGACGTCTCACTTCATTATGAGTTCGTGGTGGGCGCTGTAAATTGCTTAAGCGTTGCCCCATCATATCCCACATATGTTCGATTGGAAGCTTCCaggaagtttaatgtattcctgGTAATATGTGGATAGCcattatcttgctgaaaaattagtccAAAATCTCTTCTTATGTAGGGATGAAAAAAGACTCCAAAACGTTATTCACATATCGCTTTTTATGGCCTTCTCTCAAGATTACTGGTCTGGTTGAAGACTCCACAATATTCTATCAAATGATATTGGAAAGTTGAACTTCAGTATCACAAAAATCACTGGATATCTTTCTCCAAAAGTTCTCTTCAGAGTTTTCAAACCAAATTacactttatattatttttaaaatacttcctTCAATATTACTGACCAGCTTGAAGATTCctctattttctaataaataatattggaaaGTTGAACTTCAGTATTACAATAATATCTGAAAATGCTTCTCCAAAAATTCTTTTCAGTGTTTTAAaactaacttttattttttattgcctttaaaatactttcaagATTACTGGTCAGCTTGAAGACtccacaatattataacaaatgataTTGGAAAGTTGAACTTCAGTTTCACAAAAATCACTGAATACCCTTCTCCAAAAGTTCTCTTCAGACTTTTCAAaccaaattactttttatattatctttaaaaatctTCTATCAAGATTACTGACCAGCTTGAAGATTCATCtattttgtaataagtaatattGGAAAGTTGAACTTCTGTATTACAATAATATCTGAAAATGCTTctccaaaaatttttttcagtgttttaaaaccaacttttattttatatgatctTTAAAATACTTCTTTCAAGATTACAGCTTGAAGCCTccacaatattttaacaaatgatATTGGAAAGTTTAACTTCAGTATCTCGAAAATCACTGAATACCCTTCTCCAAAAGTTCTCTTCAGACTTTTCAAaccaaattactttttatattatctttaaaaatctTCTATCAAGATTACTGACCAGCTTGAAGattcatatattttctaataagtaATGTTGGAAAGTTGAACTTCTGTATTACAATAATATCTGAAAATGCTTctccaaaa encodes the following:
- the LOC109603893 gene encoding homeobox protein ceh-28-like, whose translation is MLQQFDDYQTCDTTSTTLNTPFSVKDILNMNIANDGYYGVKKEPTDPLYPPPGYWDPSYVADQYNYGYVNSTQETIEHGYDKSYGYCGNGYEMSGGGTTTQYLYNNNPMDNSRLEECEKVESPKIQQVTSSKTELRKSGRQRSKRKPRVLFSQAQVYELERRFKQQKYLSAPEREQMAQVLKLTPTQVKIWFQNRRYKCKRQKIEKAEVEKKIDGNASFCAVPQTNYMFTNSPVYGVNDFGCVEGLRYNEYGYHC